One genomic window of Vibrio parahaemolyticus includes the following:
- a CDS encoding D-hexose-6-phosphate mutarotase codes for MDLKTLPPLTVLSDNVTVVEIDNVKIVRIIHDKATAGIALHGGHVVSYAPQGQEDLIWMSEKAIFDGKAALRGGIPVCWPWFGRIAAPAHGFARTSEWELVEHRENENGVIVELALFPTEETHQIWPHMFDARLLVEVGDELKVTLKVLNIDDEAWTFSGALHTYLNVGDIKQAQTTGMGNEYIDSLKNSEVCQGGEVLQLTDTIDRVYTQPEAQILVKDPVLNRTLSVANRGHNSAVLWNPWAEGAQGMGDMADNGYETMLCVESALHAPSIEEGKTLEPGENYELVTVIAAQ; via the coding sequence ATGGATTTAAAAACTCTTCCTCCTCTAACCGTTCTTTCAGACAACGTAACTGTTGTCGAAATCGATAACGTAAAGATCGTTCGTATTATTCATGACAAAGCGACAGCAGGTATTGCTTTACACGGCGGTCATGTAGTCTCGTACGCACCACAAGGTCAAGAAGACTTGATCTGGATGAGCGAAAAAGCCATTTTTGATGGCAAAGCAGCATTACGTGGTGGCATTCCTGTTTGTTGGCCTTGGTTTGGCCGTATTGCTGCACCAGCTCATGGCTTTGCGCGTACATCCGAATGGGAATTAGTTGAGCACCGCGAAAATGAAAATGGTGTCATCGTCGAGTTGGCACTGTTCCCAACCGAAGAAACACATCAAATTTGGCCACACATGTTTGATGCGCGTCTTCTTGTCGAAGTGGGTGACGAACTCAAAGTAACGCTGAAAGTTCTTAATATCGATGATGAAGCTTGGACGTTCTCAGGCGCATTACATACTTACCTAAACGTGGGCGATATCAAACAAGCGCAAACAACAGGTATGGGCAATGAGTACATCGACAGCTTGAAAAATAGCGAAGTGTGTCAGGGTGGTGAGGTTCTTCAACTGACTGACACCATCGATCGCGTATACACGCAACCAGAAGCTCAAATTTTAGTGAAAGACCCTGTTCTTAACCGCACGTTGAGCGTAGCGAACCGCGGCCATAACTCCGCAGTACTATGGAACCCGTGGGCGGAAGGTGCACAAGGGATGGGAGATATGGCTGACAATGGCTATGAAACCATGCTGTGTGTGGAATCTGCCCTTCATGCACCAAGTATTGAAGAAGGCAAGACTCTTGAGCCAGGCGAGAACTACGAGCTCGTGACAGTGATTGCTGCACAATAA
- a CDS encoding methyl-accepting chemotaxis protein, with protein MLEKYRNQSVGFQLKLVITLCLVIAFSSIAALVYRNASGVLLESTLREHQSKVESMAKTIAGQFDAYLHTAQVLESTFRNGYLAGVYVENYTVDFMGHEVPNITQYSESLINDTKLVDSFTRDTGAIATLFAPLGDDFIRVSTSLKDPQGKRAVGTTLGRNHPGYQLLKSGKPYYAQIKLYGERYITYYAPIKDANGNVSGLSFIGLPVDQATQTLFDALEDIKWGDTGYTIIVDNDKNNLGKYLLHPTKSATDPSIVEVRDYDGNKPFHKIFEQKSGLIRYPFQYGSTVGEKYLVFTEVPGWNWKLLGGTFIKEVTKGSDTLLKLIAIISSVAASITFVVLTLFLNRSLQPLTVLNSYMTRLANGEVSLQIPSSRKRSKNEIVNLNNGVASMANQLNELVGQIRSTSDLVESNSTSVASDAHSNLTQADRQQEEVEQVVTAIEEMASSAQSVAQQVESIAENVRSANLDSQSGLTIVEGVCVDVAQLNNQLDQSAEAIEQVNRDSESIQTVTRMIDEIAEQTNLLALNAAIEAARAGEQGRGFAVVADEVRTLAHRTQSSVQDVVGIIEKLKGSTQNAVTMMTDSQRSANQVLDKAQDAGTALEAIAVQVQSIASQADAIAATSEEQAQVSQEIAANAHSISELNRESRNTSAKTSQSAIELQQQARNLKEQVDFFH; from the coding sequence ATGTTAGAAAAGTACAGAAATCAAAGTGTTGGCTTTCAACTAAAGTTAGTCATCACTTTGTGCCTAGTAATTGCCTTTTCCAGCATTGCTGCGCTCGTTTATCGAAACGCATCTGGCGTGCTGCTAGAAAGTACGTTGAGAGAACATCAATCCAAAGTCGAGTCGATGGCAAAAACCATTGCCGGTCAGTTCGATGCTTACCTTCATACTGCTCAAGTACTCGAATCAACTTTTCGCAATGGTTACCTTGCAGGCGTTTATGTAGAAAACTACACGGTAGACTTCATGGGCCATGAAGTACCAAATATCACGCAATACAGCGAAAGTTTGATTAACGACACAAAGCTGGTCGACAGCTTCACACGTGATACCGGAGCAATCGCAACGTTATTTGCACCACTTGGTGATGACTTCATTCGCGTTTCAACATCATTAAAAGATCCGCAAGGTAAGCGTGCAGTAGGCACGACTCTTGGACGCAACCATCCTGGTTACCAACTCTTAAAGAGCGGAAAACCTTACTACGCGCAAATCAAACTATATGGCGAACGCTACATTACCTATTACGCGCCAATCAAAGACGCTAACGGTAACGTATCTGGCTTGTCATTTATCGGTTTGCCAGTAGACCAAGCCACACAAACTCTGTTTGATGCACTAGAAGATATTAAGTGGGGTGACACAGGCTACACCATCATTGTCGATAACGACAAAAACAATCTTGGTAAGTACTTACTCCACCCAACCAAGAGCGCTACCGATCCTTCAATCGTAGAAGTTCGTGATTACGATGGTAACAAGCCTTTCCATAAGATTTTCGAACAAAAGAGTGGTCTGATCCGCTACCCATTCCAATACGGATCAACCGTCGGTGAAAAATACTTAGTGTTCACCGAAGTACCCGGCTGGAACTGGAAACTACTGGGCGGTACATTCATCAAAGAAGTGACCAAAGGCAGCGACACGCTACTTAAACTGATAGCCATCATTTCTTCGGTAGCAGCGAGCATCACTTTTGTTGTGCTCACTCTGTTCTTAAATCGCAGCTTACAGCCTCTAACGGTGTTGAACTCTTACATGACGCGCCTAGCTAATGGTGAAGTCAGCTTACAAATTCCGTCGTCTCGTAAACGTTCTAAAAATGAGATTGTGAATTTGAATAACGGCGTTGCAAGCATGGCAAATCAACTGAATGAGTTAGTTGGCCAGATTCGTTCTACCAGCGATTTAGTCGAAAGTAACTCGACCAGTGTAGCAAGCGATGCTCATAGCAACTTAACCCAAGCGGATCGTCAGCAAGAAGAAGTTGAGCAAGTCGTAACAGCAATCGAAGAGATGGCCTCTTCCGCTCAATCGGTGGCGCAGCAAGTAGAAAGCATTGCTGAGAATGTCCGCTCAGCGAACTTAGATAGCCAATCTGGTTTGACGATTGTTGAAGGCGTATGTGTCGACGTGGCGCAGTTGAATAATCAATTGGATCAATCAGCCGAAGCCATCGAACAAGTCAACCGTGACAGTGAAAGTATCCAAACCGTCACAAGAATGATCGACGAAATTGCCGAGCAAACCAACCTACTCGCTCTCAACGCAGCAATTGAAGCGGCACGTGCCGGTGAGCAAGGCCGTGGGTTTGCTGTGGTCGCGGATGAAGTTCGCACATTAGCGCACCGTACGCAAAGCTCAGTGCAAGACGTAGTTGGGATTATCGAGAAGCTAAAAGGCTCAACACAAAATGCCGTAACCATGATGACTGACAGCCAACGCAGTGCGAATCAGGTGCTAGACAAAGCGCAAGACGCAGGCACCGCACTCGAAGCGATTGCCGTTCAGGTACAATCTATCGCCTCTCAAGCTGATGCCATTGCCGCGACCTCGGAAGAACAAGCTCAAGTTTCACAAGAAATTGCAGCCAACGCGCATTCAATCAGTGAGCTAAACCGAGAGAGCCGTAACACCAGCGCGAAAACATCACAAAGTGCTATCGAGTTACAGCAACAAGCGAGAAATTTAAAAGAGCAAGTGGACTTCTTCCATTAA
- the rlmA gene encoding 23S rRNA (guanine(745)-N(1))-methyltransferase, whose amino-acid sequence MNYQCPLCHQPLSLTEKTFKCENNHQFDLAKEGYVNLMPAHHKRSKDPGDNKEMMQARRRFLEGNHYDPMRQEVARLCAKYTEGTTHQLLDIGCGEGYYTDQVQQSLFEQDPQATVFGLDISKVAIRYASKRYPNCQFSVASSHRLPFADQSLDAILRIYAPCKAEELQRVIKDNGVVITVTPAGRHLYQFRERIYQEVRLHNEEPENIEGFELEHQQKLNYTMDLENGVAFDLLQMTPFAWKATDELREELKSATLFQCEADFMLRVYRKKPVQQENQ is encoded by the coding sequence ATGAACTATCAATGCCCTCTATGTCACCAACCACTTTCGCTGACTGAAAAGACGTTTAAGTGTGAAAACAATCATCAGTTCGACCTAGCAAAAGAAGGTTATGTGAATCTGATGCCAGCACACCACAAACGTTCGAAAGATCCAGGTGACAACAAAGAAATGATGCAAGCTCGCCGCCGTTTTCTCGAAGGAAACCACTACGATCCAATGCGTCAAGAAGTGGCTCGACTATGTGCGAAATACACAGAAGGTACGACACACCAATTACTGGATATCGGTTGTGGTGAAGGTTATTACACCGATCAAGTGCAGCAATCTCTCTTCGAACAAGATCCACAAGCCACTGTTTTTGGTTTGGATATTTCTAAAGTGGCCATTCGTTACGCTTCTAAGCGCTACCCAAACTGCCAATTTAGTGTCGCGTCTAGCCATCGCTTACCGTTTGCAGATCAATCACTGGATGCGATTTTGCGTATTTATGCACCATGTAAAGCAGAAGAGTTGCAACGCGTCATCAAAGACAACGGCGTAGTGATCACGGTAACGCCCGCAGGTCGTCACCTTTACCAGTTCCGCGAACGCATCTATCAAGAAGTTCGCTTACACAATGAAGAACCAGAGAACATTGAAGGCTTTGAGCTAGAGCACCAACAAAAGCTGAACTACACCATGGACTTAGAAAATGGTGTTGCATTTGATTTATTACAAATGACTCCATTTGCTTGGAAGGCGACGGATGAACTTCGTGAAGAGCTAAAGTCCGCTACACTTTTCCAGTGTGAGGCCGACTTCATGCTACGCGTTTACCGCAAGAAGCCAGTTCAACAAGAGAATCAATAG